Proteins encoded in a region of the Anopheles aquasalis chromosome 2, idAnoAquaMG_Q_19, whole genome shotgun sequence genome:
- the LOC126572989 gene encoding uncharacterized protein LOC126572989, translated as MIFGLNKSYLWGVLPLIGYGFGMFLDNKETERMTLFRDKSALYGRVLKEGEKPSWP; from the coding sequence ATGATTTTCGGACTGAACAAAAGCTACCTGTGGGGCGTGTTGCCGCTGATCGGCTACGGATTCGGCATGTTCCTGGACAACAAGGAAACGGAGCGGATGACGCTGTTCCGCGACAAGAGCGCTCTGTACGGGCGCGTGCTGAAGGAAGGCGAGAAACCATCCTGGCCCTGA
- the LOC126572981 gene encoding calcium and integrin-binding family member 2 translates to MGNKIVTFSDQQLEDYQDCTFFTRKEILRVHQRFHEASPDLVPLVMNEGQASSIQVPRERIERLPELVENPFKGRMCEAFSRDGDGNLTFDDFLDLLSVFSEQAPRDIKVYYAFKIYDYDRDGFIGQSDLLQVITALTRNELSVEEHQQIVEKVIEEADVDGDGKLSYLEFEHVITRAPDFISTFHIRI, encoded by the exons ATGGGGAACAAGATTGTAACGTTTTCCGATCAGCAGCTAGAGGACTATCAGGATTGTACGTTTTTCACGAGGAAAGAAATACTGCGTGTGCATCAGCGTTTCCATGAAGCCAGTCCCGACCTCGTACCGTTGGTGATGAATGAGGGTCAGGCATCCTCCATTCAGGTGCCGCGGGAACGCATCGAACGGTTACCCGAGTTGGTCGAGAATCCATTTAAAGGGCGCATGTGTGAGGCGTTTTCGCGCGACGGCGATGGTAACCTTACGTTTGACGACTTTCTCGATCTGCTATCGGTGTTCAGTGAGCAGGCTCCGCGGGATATTAAGGTGTATTATGCGTTCAAAATCTATG ACTATGATCGAGATGGTTTCATCGGTCAGTCTGATCTGCTGCAAGTCATTACGGCGCTGACACGCAACGAACTGAGTGTAGAGGAACACCAGCAGATTGTGGAAAAGGTAATCGAAGAGGCGGACGTGGACGGTGATGGCAAACTATCGTACCTGGAGTTTGAACACGTGATAACGCGTGCACCGGACTTCATTTCAACGTTCCATATTCGCATATAG
- the LOC126572972 gene encoding inositol-pentakisphosphate 2-kinase: MGKINASHSSYCYDGTLLGTDESCYPHRRQSGKCCCIVGKNTEFCFQEPCCGERSRKGQESLVGNTVLQIDERCLVYRAEGNANIVLSLSDNKHVLRLRKSKIATRDGKAESNVKLDRFVKYSEVMSNLFSSCYVPTLQLAHLNTGDLEAFNRRLSKARPVSRQDKEIRELDGIIFPDVAFLPAWLYPAGDQDIHQEGKNHSPLSHYQTYCVEIKPKQGWYSYEFCDNIPAPGLAYVGDGDLRKCRYCFLQYLKLQQKSIAKISKYCPLDLFSGKPIRVLQAVKGLIGAPQNNFKLLKNGKIVYDETREKSAFNKLLKEMFPRDGRTKEERKNIFLNLIKEVLLKDFSTSNADDENNRKLLTIRKDRKKKDKNQLHERCCNGVGQNFLPERCVLREILDVQSLVKSNFATFDPSQLASSSSSPCSYVDDMYEKYLDYRDDVGYSDASMMSGTFCSEYLSTEEKYQFGATALDCSVMITFRRLAADRSVEDRLSPEARNHIVVIEGMKFLVKVTITDLDPKSHKHHQKYVDQLAESMVAYRDFMSKLMKR; the protein is encoded by the exons ATGGGAAAGATCAATGCGAGCCATAGCAGCTACTGCTACGACGGCACGTTATTAGGGACAGACGAAAGCTGCTATCCCCATCGGCGACAATCGGGAAAGTGTTGTTGCATTGTTGGCAAGAATACGGAGTTTTGCTTCCAGGAACCATGCTGCGGCGAGCGGAGCAGAAAAGGACAGGAAAGCCTCGTCGGCAACACCGTTCTGCAGATTGACGAGCGTTGTCTCGTGTACCGTGCTGAAGGGAATGCGAACATTGTGCTCTCGCTGTCGGACAATAAGCATGTGCTGCGGCTCCGCAAGTCGAAGATCGCGACACGCGATGGCAAAG CCGAATCAAACGTGAAGCTCGATCGCTTTGTGAAATACTCGGAAGTGATGTCTAATTTGTTCTCCAGCTGTTACGTTCCAACGCTGCAACTTGCTCATCTCAACACGGGCGACCTGGAAGCTTTTAATAGGCGCTTGAGCAAAGCACGTCCCG TGTCCAGGCAAGATAAGGAAATACGAGAGCTGGATGGCATAATCTTTCCAGACGTGGCATTTTTACCGGCCTGGCTTTACCCAGCAGGAGATCAAGATATACATCAG GAAGGCAAAAACCATTCACCCCTGTCCCATTACCAAACATATTGCGTTGAGATTAAACCCAAACAAGGATGGTATTCATATGAATTCTGTGATAATATTCCCGCCCCGGGGCTAGCGTATGTTGGTGATGGGGACCTTCGGAAGTGCCGTTACTGTTTTCTTCAATATTTAAAG CTCCAACAGAAATCGATAGCCAAAATAAGTAAATACTGCCCGTTGGATCTGTTTTCTGG AAAACCAATTCGTGTTCTACAAGCCGTAAAGGGTCTCATCGGGGCACCTCAGAACAATTTCAAGCTGCTGAAGAATGGCAAAATCGTGTATGATGAAACGCGCGAAAAGTCTGCATTCAATAAACTCCTAAAGGAGATGTTTCCCCGCGATGGACGCACAAAGGAAGA gaggaaaaacatttttctaAATCTGATCAAAGAAGTGTTGTTGAAAGATTTCTCCACCAGCAATGCAGACGACGAGAACAATCGTAAGCTGCTAACGATAAGAAAGGATCGCAAAAAG AAGGATAAAAACCAACTTCACGAGCGGTGTTGCAATGGCGTTGGCCAGAACTTTCTACCAGAACGATGCGTTCTTCGTGAAATACTCGATGTGCAATCCCTTGTGAAg TCGAACTTTGCCACATTTGATCCGTCTCAACTGGCCTCATCAAGCAGCAGCCCCTGTAGCTACGTTGATGACATGTATGAAAAGTATCTGGATTATAGAGACGATGTCGGCTACAGTGATGCGTCTATGATGTCTGGGACCTTCTGTAGCGAGTATTTGTCTACCGAGGAAAAGTATCAATTTGGTGCGACGGCACTGGACTGTTCCGTTATGATCACATTTCGGCGGCTGGCCGCAGATCGTTCGGTAGAAGACAG ACTAAGCCCAGAAGCGCGTAATCACATTGTTGTCATTGAAGGGATGAAATTTTTAGTCAAAGTGACGATCACCGATCTAGATCCGAAATCTCACAAACATCACCAGAAGTATGTGGATCAGCTTGCCGAATCAATGGTGGCCTATCGGGATTTTATGAGCAAGCTAATGAAGCGTTAG
- the LOC126572982 gene encoding uncharacterized protein LOC126572982: MANVVLWLTLLVAPIAHTKFVVDLQKSFRPCENSKAPFPVDISGLRIFLSEDDDMTFDGPIVVTKDMRPPLGFAFYSQKQEHGEWMPMPYGKRVLDLCAVLLSASDVWHPITSNMNQTRCPFKKHHTEHFHMLKTGLFGFEDYLQEFTGEWRIFVELTVTRVAPFPEVSCIMTEVSIVEH, translated from the exons atggcgaaCGTCGTTCTGTGGTTAACGTTGCTGGTGGCGCCCATTGCTCAT ACCAAATTCGTGGTGGATTTGCAAAAATCCTTTCGACCGTGCGAAAACTCGAAAGCTCCGTTCCCGGTGGATATCTCGGGCTTACGGATTTTCCTCTCGGAAGATGACGATATGACGTTTGATGGGCCGATTGTCGTTACCAAAGATATGCGTCCACCGCTTGGT TTTGCCTTCTACTCGCAAAAGCAGGAGCACGGCGAGTGGATGCCGATGCCGTACGGTAAACGGGTACTGGACCTGTGTGCTGTCCTGCTATCCGCCTCGGATGTTTGGCACCCGATAACGAGCAACATGAACCAGACTCGCTGTCCTTTCAAGAAACAC CATACCGAACACTTCCATATGCTGAAAACGGGACTGTTTGGCTTCGAGGATTATCTGCAAGAGTTTACCGGCGAGTGGCGAATATTCGTGGAGCTGACGGTGACGAGGGTGGCACCGTTTCCGGAGGTTTCGTGCATTATGACTGAAGTGTCGATAGTCGAACATTGA